A window of Thiocapsa bogorovii genomic DNA:
TCGCAGGGCGGCTTCCTGCTCGGCGTCACCCTGGGCCTGCTCGGCGCCGTCGAGCCGGCCCGCCTCGGACGCGGCAGCCCCGAGCATCTTCACGCGCTCGCCCTTGCCCAAGAGCTGACCCAGCGCCTGCGTCGCGCGCAGCCGGCTGCACATGCCGAGCCACTGTCCGCGCTCGAGCCGGGCATCCTGGATGGCTATCGCAGGCTCATGGAAGATACGGCGACCTTTAGCCGCGGGACCACGCAGATCAGCGTTGCCGACCGCGAAGGCAACCTCGCCAGCGTGACCCTCTCCAACGGCGAGGGTGCCGGCTATGTGCTGCCCGGCACCGGCATCATGCTGAACAATATGCTGGGCGAAGAGGACATCAACCCGCACGGCTTCCATCGCTGGCCGACCAATCGGCGGATCAGCTCGATGATGGCGCCGAGCCTGCTGGCACGGGCGGATGGGGGTTGGGTTGTGACCGGCTCGTCCGGATCCAACCGGATCCGCAGCGCCATCCTGCAGGTGGTCTCCAATCTGATCGACTTCGGGCTCGATCTGGAGGCTGCCGTGTCCTCTCCCAGGATGCATTACGAAGACGGGGTGCTGAATCTCGAGCCGCCGATCACGGCCGAAACGATCGCCGTGCTCGGTACGCACTGGCCGGGGCTCAAGGTCTGGAATCGGGGAAGTGTCTTCTTCGGCGGCGCCCATAGCGTGGCCGTCGCCCCGGACGGCAGCACGCACGGCGCGGGCGATCCGCGGCGCGGCGGGGTTGCGCTGCAGGTCCGTTAAACCTAAACCGCGCACGGCGCCGTATGTGGTGTTTTTGGATAGGAACAGCCTTGGCAAACTCGACGATCGTTGGAGGTGGCGCGGTTTAAAGTTCTAAAAAATATCGACTTTTAAACTGCGTCTCCACCAGAGATGGTGAAATCCCCAAGGCCGAATACAACGTGAAGATGACGAATGTCGCTCTGGACGCGGTTTAGTTGCTCGAATAGGGGCGCAGGATCATCTCCCCGCCGCGCAGCAGAAGCTCCATGCGCCTGAGGTAGGCCATGCCCAGCAACACCTGATCGCCCTGCATGTTGGGGAGGATGGTCGCGCTGAGGTCGTAGGCGATCAGCCCGCCGACATCGACGGTATCCAACCGCGCGACCCAGGTGCGCACATCGCCGTTTCCGGTCTTGCTGACCCCGCCGGGTTGGAGCGTCAAGCCGAGCGTCTGCGCGACCATGTAGGGCATCGCGACATCAACGGCCCCGGTATCGACCAAAAACTCGATGGGGGTCCCGTTGATCCGACCGGTGGTCACGTATTGACTCACCTGATTCTCTTTGAGGACCACCTCGGGCACGTCGCCGGCACCGAGATAGGCGACCGGGTTCGGATTCGGATTCTCCCGCCGCGCAGCCAGATCGCGCGCCAGCAGGATCACCAGCAGACTCGCGAGCAGAAACACGGGGATCGGCAATTTGCGTCTGAGCCAAGCGACTGTGTTGTCTCGGATCCGGTGCAGTCTGATCATCGTTCGTCGGGGTGCGTCGATACCATTGAAGCGCCGTCGGCGTTGACTCCGAGCCCGATTGCAGGGCGGGATCGCCGCAGGCCGCGCGCCCGGCATGACGCTCGAGCCGTCGCGCCGATGCACGGGTTGGGCTGAGCTTAAACCGAAACCACAAGGATGACGAGGTTGTGTCGTCGAGAGTCGGGCCGGCACGAGAGGCCGGCGCCGCGACGCGGATCAAGATGATCCGAGGTGAGGACGCAGGGTCAGCACACCGCCCCGCTGGATCAGCTCGAGATGTCTCAGATAACTCATGCCCAGAAGGACTTCGTCTCCCGGCATGTTCGGCAAGACCGTGGCGCGGACATTGTGCGCGACCAATCCGCCGAGATCGACGGTGTCGAGCCGCGTCGTCCAGGTCCGCACCATGCCGTTTGCGGTCTTGCTCATTCCGCCGGGTCTGAGCGGCAGCGACAGGCGCTCGGCCAAGGACAGGGGCAAGGCCACGTCGGTGGCGCCGGTGTCGATCAGAAAGCGTACCGGCGCGCCGTTGATCCGACCGCCGGCGACATAGTGCCCGGCGCGGTTGCGTTCGAGTCGAATCTCGGGGACCCCGCTGCCGCTGTGCAGCGCAACCGGATCCGGGTTGGGATTGTCGCGGCCGGTGATGATGCCGTCGAAGAACATTGCCAGCAGCGCCAACCCGACGATCCATGCCGCGAACAACATTGCCCGCCCGACCTTCGAAGGCATGTCGTCGGCGCCCGGCGGCGCGCTGTTCGTCGGTCCATCCATACTCGGCTCCTTCGGGGGCGAAATGATCGCCGGTTGCGACCTTTCGCAAAGCCCAATCTATGGCCTTTGGCGACTTCTCCTTCAAGTGGTTCACTTGGATCGGGGCAGGCGGCGGATGCCGGCCCCGGAGGTGTCCATGTATCCGCACACCTGAACGACGGCGTGCACATCAGTCCGTGCGAATCGATTCGCACCGGCGCCCCGACCGAGCCGCTCCGACCGGGCTGTGCCGGAACAAGCGGATGGGTCGAAGATTAACGCGCGGGCACTGCCCCTTGTCCGGCCATGCGCTGAAACTGCACCCGATAATAGGCGGCCGCGCTTTGTCCGTTCGCCACCACATCGTAGACGCGCCAACCCGTCTGCGATTTGTACATCCGAAACTCGAGCTTGGAGGGATAGCCCTGCGCGCCCAGCAGCGCCACGTTGACGCTGACGTCGCCGCGCGGGCCCGTGCGCGGCGGCAACATGCGGATCTGCTGCCCCTGATAGTCCATCAACCGTGATGCCAGTGTGCCGAGGAAATCCGCCTCCAAGCGCGCGGCCATCGCCTTCTTTTCCTCTGCACTCATGCCCTCGGCCCCCCGACCGGCCACCCATTTGGCCATGTATTCGAAGTCGAAATACGGGGCGATCTCGCGGTCGAGGAAGGCGGCGACCTGGAGCCGATTCGGCACCTCTTCGCGGGCGAGAAATTCGAGGAGCTTATCCATGCCCTCTTTGAGCGTCGCGCTGGCCTCGGCTGCGGGCCCCTTAGGCATCTGCGCCCCCCGGGCTGCGGCTTCGGGGGACTCCGGACGCGTCGGGCGAGCCGGCGCAGCGGGCATTTCCGGCATGGCGGGCATGGCCGGATAAGCGCCCCCGTAGGGCATCTGCGTCGGGCCGTAGCCGTAGGCGTCCGGCATGGGTGGGGGAGCGTAGCCGTAAGGCTGGGCGGAAGCGCCCGCGGCGGCTCCCAGTAAAACGAGGAGCGGCACCAAAGAACGAGACTTCATCGAATTCCTCCTAAACATAAACATATTGTTTTTTCGTCGTCCGCCAAACGCCAGGCTGTTGCCCGGCTCGCTCGGAGCGTGCCAACGGGCTCGGCGAAAAGCAAGCCGCTCGGTATAAACTATCAAGCATCGACAGGACTCGGAAACGCCCGAATCCGGCACACACCACGAGAGAGCAAACACGCCATGCCCCTATCGCGCGTACACTACCGAGTTGTCGGACAAGACGACTATGCGCTGGAGATCACCCTGGAGCCCACGGGTGCGTATCGGGTCGATTGCGGCGACCACACCAGCCATAAACCACGACAAGGCGCGCTCGACGAGCGTCAGACCCGCGAGATCGCCGCGCTGATCGGCGCCTTGGGCGAGCCCCGAGAGCACCCGGCACCCGCGGGAGCGACCGGATTCATCGCCGAGCTGACCCTCGGCTCCCCGCCCGACGTACGCGTCTATCGCGTCTGGGAAGGCGAGCTGGCGGAAGAGCCGGACGTGATGGCGCTGATCCGCGCGCTGGAAGTCATTTGAACGGCGTGGCGATCGCCGCGAAGGCCGCGGATCCCCGTTACGGGCACGGCTGGACAGCTGGGAGACCCCACCCATGACACCAACCCGCTGCTTGACCGCCGCGATGCTCGAGGTCGGCATGCGCCACGAGGCGCGCCTGAGCTTTAGCCGCGAGGAGGTCGACCGCTACTGCGCCCTGGTCGGCGATCACAACGCGATCCATCGCGACCTCGACGCGGCGCGGGTGCGGTTCCCGGATGCCCGCGACATCATCGTTCCGGGTGGACTCGTCCAGACCCGCATCTCCGCGCTCTTCGGAACCGAGTTTCCCGGCGACGGGACACTGGGCCTGACCTTCTCGCCCGAGCGCCTGCGCCGCCCACTGTATCCGGGCGACGAGCTGATCGTCACGTTGGAGGTCGCGCGGCTGATCCGCGGCGGAATCGTCGAGATGCAGATCGGCATCATCGATCCCGAAGGGAACCGCATCAGCGAGGCCACGGCCAAGGTGGTGGCGCCGGACGCGGCCTATCGGGCTTGGTGGGAGGCGAACATCGGCGGCTGAGGGTGAAGGTTCCGGGCTCAAGTGATTCCCGGACAAACGACGATCTTGTGGGGGCGATGCAGCGGTGAAGGGCGACTTTAGTCGCCCGAAGCGAACCGAGCAAAAACAAGACACACAACCGACGAGAGAATACCTTTTCCACGATCGGCGTTCTCGATGACGACAACGAATCGTGCTTTGTTTTGCAGTGCTCCCGATCCGCTGTCGGGAAATCGTTTCAGAAGCCTCCGGGGTTTGGGGTGACGCGTTCCCCGTCGAGGAAGGCGGCAAGATAGCGGGCGGTCTGTTCGGGTGCCTGATAAAAGAAGCCGTGTCCGCCGCCCTTGATCTGAATCACCGAGGCGTCGGGGATGCGCTCGCCGATGATCCATGCATTGCGCGGGGGGATGACAACATCCTCGGTGCCCGTCATCAGCAGTGTCGGGGCGGCGATCTCGGACAGTCGTGGACAGACTCCGGGCCAGGCGCCGAGTGACTCGGCTTGACGCATCAGATTCGCGTCGTCGATCGGTGCCGTGATGGGAGGGAAGATCTGCATCGGGTCCGGGATCTCCCGCAGCCAGTCGGGCGGGAAGAGGTTCTCGAACATCCGCCGGATGCGCTCCTCCAAGGTTCCGGACATGTCCACCAGTCTTCGCCAGACCGCCTCGTCCGGCCAGATCGCCTCCGCACCGCCGCAGGATGCGGACAGGAGGACGAGCTGCTCGACACGCTCCGGATGCGCGAGGGCCAGCTCCTGCGCGATATAGGATCCCATGGACCAGCCCAGGACGTGAGCGCGGTCGATGTGCAGCGCCTGCAGCAACAGATGGCTATCTTTGGCGAAGCGCGCGATCGAGTAGTCTTGATCCGAGGAGGTGCTGTAACCCATGCCCCGATTGTCGAAGACGATGACCGGGCGGGTCCGGGCCAGCGTCTCGAGGATCGTCGGGGGCCACATCTCCATCAGCCCGCCGTAGCCCATGATCATGAGCACGGGGACACCGTCTCCCGATGGCCCGAAGATGCGGTAGGCGATCTCGATGTCGTCGATGGACGCGCGTTCGATCATGCTGTCGATTCCGTTGATGTCTGCCGATCCCGAAGCGGGGCTCGGGCTCTCGAATCCAGGTCGGTCAACTCCGGGCTACTCGGCTCCGGAGTGGACAGCCGCAGCGGCCCAGAGCACGCCGACTGCGGCGAGAAAACACAAGCCCCGCGACCTCAAGCCGCCGCTCGGCCAAGCCCGCCCGGGGGGCGGCGCACGATCAGTTCTTGAGTCGGATAGGCGAACTGGATACCTTCTTCCTGGAACTTGCGGTAGATCGCGAGGTTGATGGCCTGTTGGATGTCCATGTAGAGCGTGAAATCCGCACCGATGACATAGTAGACCACCTCGAAGTCCAGCGAGAAATCACCGTAGGCGGCGAAGTGGGCACGATCGAAACGGGCGAACCGCTGGGCGCGGATGATCTCCTCGATCATCTTCGGGATGCGCTCGAGCCGATCCGGCGGGGTCTCGTAGACGACGCCCAGCTTGAAGACCACGCGACGCTCGCGCATGTGTTTGTAGTTGCGCAGCGTGCTGTTGAGCAGATTGGTGTTGGACATGACCACCATCTCGCCTGAAAGGCTGCGGATGCGCGTGGTCTTCACGCCGATGCTGTCGACGACGCCCAGGGTTTCACCGGCGATGACGAAATCTCCGACCTTGAAGGGTTTGTCCAGGATGATGGCCATGGAATGGAAAACGTCGGAGAGGATGTTCTGCACCGCAAAGGCCACGGCGATACCGCCGACACCCAGCGCACCGATCAGACCGGCGATCGGATACTTGAAGTGGGCCATGACCGAGACCACGACCACGATCCACACCCCGACCCGCAGAAAGAACAACAGAAGCCCATAGCCCGTGACGGCCGAAGGGTCTTGCCGCTCCTTCTTGCTGCGCTGTCGCTGCACGAATTCCACCAGGCCCGCGGTCGCCCAGATCCCGAACTGCACGTAGACGGCGACCACCAAGAGCGTCCACAGCCAGAGCTTCACCTGACCTTGAGCTAGGCCGGACACGGTCATCGCCGCGTAGAAGGCGACGATCAGGACGAACACCTGGCTGGTATTGCGGATCAGGGCCAAGACGGCAGCGCGCGCGGTCTTGCGCTCCGTCTCCGGACCCTCGACCAGCTTGGGCAGGACGTTGCGCCGCAGCAGGGTGCGCAGGAAGGACACGAGCATCAGGACCAAGGTGAAGATCACTGCTCCGGTGACCAGATCGCGTGCATAGATCCCTTGATCCTGGATGACGAAGAGCTCCTTGTTCCACCAAGACTCCAATTGGAGCTTGGCCGCGTCCAGGCGCTGATGGAGCGAACGCGCGCTCACCGAGGGTTCGAGCTGGTCGCGCAGGCGCTGGGCAAGCGACTGCACCTGATCCTTCACGAGCAGCATCTCCCGCGCGCGCTCCTCCTGCGCCTCGAGCGCCCCGACACGCTCTCGGATCGCCTGCTCGACCCCGGCGGCGAGATCCGCACGGGCGAGACGGCGGGCGAGCGCGAGCTGCCTGGTCCGCAAGGCGTCGAGCTCGGCCTGCGCGAAGGCGCCCTCATCGGCCATGTCTCTGATCAGCGACTGTGTCTCGCGCAGCCAGGTCGGCCAGAGTGCGCTCTCCTCGCCCTGCAAAAGCGCGTAACGTCGCTCGTAAAGGGTCCGCGCGGAACCAGCGAGGCCCACCGCTTGATGCAGGTATTCGACGCCTTTACGCGCTGCCGCGAGCTCCGCTTCGCGCGTGAGCACCTGCTCCTGCGCGCGATCGCGGTCCGCGGCATCGGACGTCATAAGCCCCAAGCGGCGCCGCGCCTGGAACAGCGCCAGCTCTGCAGCATCGCCGGCCTCTACGAGAGAGGCGATATCGGCACGCGCCGCCTCTTCTCGGGCCTGTATCTCGGCAAGCCGTTCGTCCAATGCCTCGCGCGTGAAGACGACATCGCCGGCGACATGGGCAATCAGGGTCTGTAGCCGGACGAGCCGCGCTGCAGCCAAGGCATCCTCGCGCTCGGCCAAGGCTGCGCCGACCAGAGCGGCCTGGCGCTCCTGAAGGGTCACAAGAACCGCCAGTCGGGCAACCTCCAGATCCCGTTCGAGCGTCGCAATGTCGAGCCGTTCCGAGGCCTGCCCGTTGGCCTGATCCCGAGCGGCCGCTAAGCGATCTCGGGCGAGGCGTCGCTCGCGCACCGCCGCTTCATGTTTTCGATCGGCTGCGGCGACCCGCCGATCGGCCTGGCTGCGCAAACGCGCGGCGTCTTCCTGCGCGTGCTCGGCAAGATTGCGCTTGGCCCGAAGCTCGTCCAGCAATCGCAGCGGATAGGGCGGCTCGACGCCGAGATCCGGCGCCTCGGCTGTCTCGTCCGCCGCCTGCGACTCGGCCAGCGTTTCAATCAACTCGCGGAGCCGCGCGGCAAGGACGGACTCGCGCTGGACCGCGGTACGGAGCTCGCCGAGCAGGGCGATGCGTGCATCCTCCGCCAAACCGTCGAGCCGCTCCGGGGCGTCGTCCTGCTCGGGACCCTGATCCACCGTCGTCAACTCCGAGATGCGCGCGTCGATCAGCGACAAGATCTCGGCATAGTCATCCGCGGTCGTGCGTGGCTCGGTAAACCCCGGTAGTCCGACCTGCGCCGGATCGAAGGCGATTCCGGGTTCATCAGGGCCTCGTCCGCGGGTTTGCTCCGGGACTTGATCCGGGGCTTCGGAGAGCACCGACGTTCCCGCATCGACGGCGCTGACATCAGCGGAACCGGACTGATCGGATCGGGAGGGCCGGGATTCGGCGTGGGCGTTCAGGGATGAGCCAAGGAGGGCGAGGGCAAAGATCGAAACCTGTACGAGGCTGGCATTCGTCAAACGGTCACCTGTTTGATGGTTATCGCCAGGACGGCATTTCGCGACAGTTTAACGTGGATCGAAGGAGGGATGCGAAGACCGCCCAGTCGTGCGATCGACAGGGCTGGGCTGATGCCGGCTGACCCGACTCGGGGCCACTGTGACTCGATGCCGAGATGGGTCCGGTCGGGACATCCCGGACCACTCCCGGATCGGTGCACGATTGCAAACCCGGCAAACTGTAATGATACTCGCCGTTTCGAACGATCCGACCGACGGATCGTGACTCAACCCCATCGAATTCAATGCAGGCGGAAAGGAGTCTTCTCATGAACGACACGCAATCCATCGAACGTTACGGCATCGTTGCCCAACTTTTTCACTGGGTGGTCGCTGCCCTGCTCTTTGCCATGCTCGGCACGAATCTTCTGCGCGAGATGGCCGAGAAAGGCTCGGATGCGCGGACCGAGTGGCTGAATCTGCACATGTCGCTCGGTATCCTGCTGTTCGTGATCGTGATCCTGCGTTTGGTTTGGACCAAGAAGACGCGCCAGCCTGCGCCCCTGCCCGGTTCGTGGATCACCCGCATGCTCGCCAAGGCGGCTCATGTGCTGCTGAATCTGGCGACCCTCCTGGTGCCGATCGGCGGCTATCTGCGCATCGCCTCCAAGGACGTTCCGGCGGATTTCTTCGGGACCCCGATCCCATCGATCGTCGGCGACATGCCTTGGCTACACGACATCGCCAAGATCGGACACGGGACCTACATGGAATATTTCTTCTACATCCTGATCAGCCTGCATATCCTGGCGGCGCTTTGGCATCAGTACGTGCGCAAAGACGGCGCCATCGATCGAATGGTCCCTTGGGGGAAGACGACGGCCGTCAGCTGAAGCGATTTCCGGGAATCATGCCCGGAACACCTGTCGGGGCAGGATGTCCGTAGAGCTGAAGGGGGCGACGTGAGTCTCCCCCTTTCGGTTAAAACCTTTCCGAAAATCACCCGACGACCCTCGAATAACGGCGTCGGTCTGCTTGGCCCGCTCCGCACTCCCGGCTTCTCGCCCGGGCTTGATCCGGATCAGTCTCGTCTCGCGGACTTTTGCGGATCCGCAATTCCGACGGCAGCGGAATCGCTCACACTGCCCGTGCTGGACCGCTCGACCGAGAACGCCCTATCAATCGACTCCGCCGCATTGCTCGATTGCGCATCCGGCCGGCCGCGCCTGCTCACCCGTTTCCGCTCAACCGAGAGACCTGATCTATGTCATCGCAACCCCTGCGTATCGTCGTCGTCGGCGGATCCGCCGCCGGCCCCAAGGCCGCCGCCAAGGCCCGCCGGATGGACGAGCATGCCGAGATCACGCTGATCCAGCGCGAGCCCGATCTGTCTATGGCGTCCTGCGGCTTCCCCTACTATGTCGGCGGTACCTTCGACGACCGCAACATGCTTGTCTGCACGCCTGCGGGAATCGTCCGAGACCCGGCCTTTTACGGCAAGGCCAAACGCATCCACGCCTTGGTGCGCACCGAGGCGACCGAGATCGACCGGGTCTCGAAGACCGTGACCTATCGGGATCTACCCACCGGCGAGCAGTCCACGATCCCTTACGATCGACTGGTCATCGCAACGGGCGCGACGCCGCTTCGCCCCTCCGTGCCGGGAATCGAGCTCGATGGGGTCACGACGCTGCATTCGATGGCCGATGCCGACGCCTTGCGGGCGGTCCGCGACGAGAAGAAGACGACCAAGGCCGTGGTCGTCGGCGGCGGACTCATCGGGTTCGAGGTCTGCGAGGCGCTGCGGCTCGCCGGGATTCACACGACCGTGATCGAGAAGACCCCGAAGATCCTGCCTTTCCTCGATCCCGACCTATCCAAGCTTGTTGAAAACCACGTCCGTGCGCACGGCCCCGACATCATTGTCGGCAACGGCGTTGCTGAGCTGCTCGGGGAGAACGGCAAGCTCGTCGGCGTCAAGCTCGACAACGGCACCGAGCTGCCCTGCGAGGTGGCCGTCATCGCCGTCGGGGTCAGACCCAACGTCAAGCTCGCCGAAAACGCCGGGATCGAGATCGGCCCGGTCGGAGGCATCCGCGTCAACCAATACATGCAGACCTCCGACCCGGACGTCTATGCCGTCGGAGACTGCGTCGAATGCACCTCGCTGGTTAGCGGCAAAGCGGTGCGCGCGCCCTATGGAGACCTCGCCAACCTACAGGGACGCGTCGCCGGTCAGAACCTGGTGAGGGAAGGCAGCGCCCGCTTCCCCGGCATCATCCAGACGGGTATCTGCAAGATCTTCGACTACACGGTCGGATTCACGGGACTCTCGGCCAAGGATGCCCGCGAGTCGGGATTCGACGACATCGAAACGGCGATCATCTCCGGGCTCGACATCCCCGGCTACATGAGCGGCAAGCTGCTGATCAGCAAGTTGGTTGCCGACCGCAAGACCGGTCGCATCCTCGGTTTCCAGTGCATCGGCCCCGGCGATGTCAGCAAGCGTGTGGCGACGGTTGCGATGGCGATCCGCGGCAAGCTGACCGTCGAGGACATGGTCAACGCCGATCTGCCCTACGCCCCGCCTTACTCGCTCGCCATCGATCATGTGATCAGCGCAGCGCAGGTGATGGACAACAAGCTCCAGGGTCGCATGCAGGGTCTCTCGGCAAGCGAGGTCAAACAGCGCATCGACTCCGGCGCCGACTGCTTCATCCTGGACACCCGCAGCCCCCAGGAATTCGAGGAGACCCGCCTGGGCATCGGCGAGACCCTCATCCCGCTCGGTGCATTACGCGATCGATTGGGCGAGCTGCCGCAGGACAAATCCAAGGAGATTATCCTCTACTGCAAGATCTCGCTCCGCGGCTACGAAGGCGCGGCCATTCTCAACGCGCATGGCTGGCACAACGTGAAGGTGATGGAAGGCGGCGTCGTGGCCTGGCCTTACGCGAAGGAAAAGTAGCCGGATCGCTGTTTGCCGACGACATCGTAGGGCCGCGGTCGACTCCCGGGCGAGAGAACGCAATCGGGTCGATTCGGTGCCTTCTCGGCCTTCTTCACGGCGATCCGGTCGAGCATGGGGGAATGCATGCGGATTTCCTCCAGAGGCTCACCGGGCTCATTAGCGATGTCCGCCGGGAGTGCGAACGGGGTGGCGAAGGTGAGCGGCGTCATCATCATCAAGCCGCCGTCCGGGCGATGGATCGCCGCTTGTTCTATAGACGCGATCGAACAGCGCATCGGCCTCGTCCGCGGCGCCGTAGACCGCTTCGAACACGGCGTCCTGGTAGTCGCTGGCCACCAGGATGCTGACGACATCCTTGTCCGCCTCGATCGCGATGCCCGGCAGTCCGAGCCGCTCGCGCGCGCCGATGCCGCGGGCGTGGTAGACCAGCGCGCCGGTGGCCCCCATCGCTTGTGCGGCCTTGATGACGGCGTCGCCGCGCCCGGCCGAGACGATGCAGCTGATCATGGCCACATCGGTCAGATAGGTGATCTTCTCGTCCTTCGTACCTGTGTTTGAATCTCCTGCTCGTGGTGGATGGCCGGCGCATGCCGCGCGGCCCGCTCCCGCAGTTTGGCCCGCATGCCTGCCCAAAGGCCGGTCAACAGCACGCTGATGATCGGGCCGATGGAGGCCATACAGAGGATCCCGAAGCCTTCGACGGCCTGGGTCGCGTTTCCGAACCCGAGCCCCATCGCCAGCCCCAGCGGCACCACCGCCTTGACCTGGTCCAGGAACCGGACCGACACATAGGGACGCAGCAGTGCCGCGACCTCGTCCGGCTGCAGTCGGATAGGTCCGGGTGCAGGGGGCGGCAACGGGCGCCCTTGCGCGTCTCGGTGCAGCGGCGGCAGGAGGGCGTTTTAGCTGACCTGCCGCCGCCCGGCACCGACGGTTCGCAGAGAGTCGCCGTATCGAATCGCGCGCTTCATGCAGTGTTCCCGTGAAACAAGGGTCAGCGTGCCGGCGGGACAGCATTCGCGGCGCCGAGATCACGCCGAGGCGGCAATCCCTCGCGGATGGCCATGGAAAACGCCTCCGGGTCGCCGGTCGTCCGGGCGCGCGCTGTGATATCGCTGCGGCGCTTCAGCTCGTCGAGCCCGAGGTCGGTGTTGACCGTCCCGCGATCGTAGGCAAGGTCGACGAGGTAGCCGTTCGCCAGCAACCGCCAGTCGAGTGCAGGGCCGGTACCGATCGCCTTCGTGTGGTGCCAGATGGTCGTGGTGCAATTCTGGGTCAGGGCGTTGTACCAGCGCGGTCGCTCGGCAATGGCGTTGATCTCTTTGACGTAGTCGAGCAGCAGCGCACGGGCCGTGCTCGGCGCGCCTCCCAATGGATGAAGGTAGACCGTCTCACCGCGTTGGTTTGCCCGAACCCCGATGACGTCGCGCTCCTCGGCGACGACGTAGTAGAGCTCGTATTGACGGAAAAAGCCCCGCAGGGCCGAGTACTCCTCGCCGATCTCTTTGCGCGTCTCGATCGAGACCGCGAGATGGCGCCCGTCGGCGAACTCCCAGCTCGCAATGG
This region includes:
- a CDS encoding FAD-dependent oxidoreductase translates to MSSQPLRIVVVGGSAAGPKAAAKARRMDEHAEITLIQREPDLSMASCGFPYYVGGTFDDRNMLVCTPAGIVRDPAFYGKAKRIHALVRTEATEIDRVSKTVTYRDLPTGEQSTIPYDRLVIATGATPLRPSVPGIELDGVTTLHSMADADALRAVRDEKKTTKAVVVGGGLIGFEVCEALRLAGIHTTVIEKTPKILPFLDPDLSKLVENHVRAHGPDIIVGNGVAELLGENGKLVGVKLDNGTELPCEVAVIAVGVRPNVKLAENAGIEIGPVGGIRVNQYMQTSDPDVYAVGDCVECTSLVSGKAVRAPYGDLANLQGRVAGQNLVREGSARFPGIIQTGICKIFDYTVGFTGLSAKDARESGFDDIETAIISGLDIPGYMSGKLLISKLVADRKTGRILGFQCIGPGDVSKRVATVAMAIRGKLTVEDMVNADLPYAPPYSLAIDHVISAAQVMDNKLQGRMQGLSASEVKQRIDSGADCFILDTRSPQEFEETRLGIGETLIPLGALRDRLGELPQDKSKEIILYCKISLRGYEGAAILNAHGWHNVKVMEGGVVAWPYAKEK
- a CDS encoding DUF1538 family protein, translated to MPPPAPGPIRLQPDEVAALLRPYVSVRFLDQVKAVVPLGLAMGLGFGNATQAVEGFGILCMASIGPIISVLLTGLWAGMRAKLRERAARHAPAIHHEQEIQTQVRRTRRSPI
- a CDS encoding Lnb N-terminal periplasmic domain-containing protein, which translates into the protein MLILRLNSVVLRIAVSLALAIAILWAAAALWIDGPESRALAGMLAGGLILTAVTAALMVRPWLRAGVAVFVPFAIVLGWWLTLAPSNQRDWQPDVARLPTATVDGSMLTLHNVRNFAYRGDQAFTERWETRTYDLDTLVGFDLFISFWGPTAYGHTIASWEFADGRHLAVSIETRKEIGEEYSALRGFFRQYELYYVVAEERDVIGVRANQRGETVYLHPLGGAPSTARALLLDYVKEINAIAERPRWYNALTQNCTTTIWHHTKAIGTGPALDWRLLANGYLVDLAYDRGTVNTDLGLDELKRRSDITARARTTGDPEAFSMAIREGLPPRRDLGAANAVPPAR